One genomic region from Salvia hispanica cultivar TCC Black 2014 chromosome 2, UniMelb_Shisp_WGS_1.0, whole genome shotgun sequence encodes:
- the LOC125205763 gene encoding eukaryotic translation initiation factor 3 subunit A, which translates to MATFARPENALKRAEELINVGQKQEALETLHSFITSRRYRAWTKTHEKIMFKYVELCVDMRRGRHAKDGLIQYRGICQQVNITSLEEVIKHFMQLATEKAELARSQAQALEEALDVDDLEADKRPEDLLLSYVSGEKGKDRSDRELVTPWFKFLWETYRSVLEILRNNSRLEALYAMTAHRAFQFCKQYKRTTEFRRLCEMIRNHLANLNKYRDQRDRPDLTLPESLQLYLDTRFEQLKVATELELWQEAFRSIEDIFGLMCMVKKTPKSSLMVVYYSKLSEIFWMSFNHLYHAYAWLKLFSLQKSFNKNLNHKDLQMIASSAVLAALSVPLYDRSYGASHLEIGNEKERNFRVANLIAFDVESKPENREVLSRSSLLLDLVAKGVMNCVTQEVKDLYHILEHEFHPLHLALQVQPLLTKISKVGGKLASASSVPEVHLSQYVPSLEKLATLRLLQRVSKVYQTMTIDNLSKIIPFFDFPMVEKISVDAVKNNFLSMKVNYSKGAIFFGNKSLESEGIQDHLSTLTESLSKSRVMICPTGKGIPKLGESLSDLVEVVEKEHKRLLARKSIIEKRKEEQERQLLEMEREEEAKKLKIQKITEEAEQKRLAIEFEQMKNQRIRREIEERELEEAQALLQEAEKRGKKKGKKPVLEGEKLTKQSLMELAVSEQLREKQEMEKRLQKHGKTMDYLERAKREEAAPLIEATFQKRLEDEKVHHELEQQREVELSRQRHAGDLEEKRRLSRILENKNIFQERLLNCRKAERDRLRQEREERISNIIQSRKEEREAKRKFIYFLRIEEERQKRLREEEAARKLEEMERRKKEEAERKAKLDEIAEKQRQRERELEEKERQRREEILGRSAAAVLPKTDLSSAHPVETPPTAVPAAAAAAPMPGPAKFVPRFRRAPAEVGQALPPATDKWSSGSRTEPPAGDRWRDDRRPAASGGSKTWQSSREERRR; encoded by the exons ATGGCTACTTTCGCCAGACCTGAGAATGCCTTAAAGCGAGCTGAAG AGTTGATCAATGTGGGACAAAAGCAAGAAGCACTTGAGACTCTTCATAGTTTTATTACCTCGAGGAGGTATAGAGCCTGGACAAAAAcacatgaaaaaataatgttcAAGTATGTGGAACTGTGTGTTGACATGAGGAGGGGAAGGCATGCCAAGGATGGACTTATCCAATACCGTGGTATCTGCCAACAAGTCAACATAACTTCGTTGGAGGAAGTGATAAAGCATTTCATGCAGTTGGCCACCGAGAAAGCTGAGCTTGCACGTAGCCAAGCACAGGCCTTGGAAGAGGCTCTGGATGTAGATGACTTAGAAGCTGATAAAAGGCCTGAAGATCTGCTTCTAAGCTATGTAAGCGGGGAAAAAGGTAAAGATAGATCAGACCGTGAGCTTGTTACTCCCTGGTTCAAATTCTTGTGGGAGACCTATAGAAGTGTTCTTGAAATTCTCCGCAACAACTCAAGATTGGAAGCCCTTTATGCT aTGACTGCACATCGCGCTTTTCAATTTTGCAAACAATACAAACGAACTACTGAGTTTCGAAGATTATGTGAAATGATCAGGAATCACCTCGCAAACCTTAACAAATACAGGGACCAGAGAGATAGACCTGATCTTACTCTACCTGAGAGTTTGCAGTTGTATCTGGACACCAGATTTGAGCAACTGAAAGTCGCTACCGAGCTCGAGCTTTGGCAG GAGGCGTTTCGATCTATTGAGGATATATTTGGATTGATGTGCATGGTTAAAAAAACACCTAAATCTTCATTGATGGTTGTATACTATTCTAAGCTTTCAGAAATTTTCTGGATGTCATTCAACCATCTTTATCATGCTTATGCGTGGCTTAAGCTTTTCTCACTTCAGAAAAGCTTTAACAAGAACCTGAATCACAAGGACCTTCAGATGATAGCTTCATCTGCTGTCCTAGCTGCACTTTCAGTACCCCTTTATGATCGCTCTTATGGAGCGTCTCATTTGGAGATTGGAAATGAGAAAGAACGAAATTTTAGAGTAGCAAACCTTATTGCATTTGATGTTGAGTCAAAACCAGAGAACAGAGAAGTG CTTTCCAGGTCGTCACTGCTCTTGGATTTG GTGGCCAAAGGTGTTATGAACTGTGTAACTCAGGAAGTGAAGGAtctttaccatattttggaacATGAATTTCACCCTTTACACCTTGCACTGCAAGTACAACCCTTgttaacaaaaatttcaaaggTTGGAGGCAAACTTGCTTCTGCTTCCTCTGTTCCAGAAGTACATCTGTCTCAGTATGTTCCTTCTCTGGAGAAGCTTGCTACTCTTCGGTTACTTCAGCGG GTCTCAAAGGTGTATCAGACTATGACCATTGATAATCTATCGAAGATAATTCCATTTTTTGATTTCCCAATGGTGGAGAAGATCTCTGTTGATGCagtcaaaaataatttcttgtcAATGAAAGTGAATTACAGCAAGGGTGCAATTTTCTTTGGTAATAAG AGTCTTGAATCAGAAGGCATACAAGATCACCTATCCACTCTTACTGAATCCCTTAGCAAGTCCAGGGTCATGATCTGCCCTACTGGGAAGGGAATCCCAAAATTGGGGGAATCACTTTCAGATTTAGTAGAAGTAGTTGAAAAAGAGCACAAACGTCTGCTTGCACGCAAGTCAATAATTGAAAAGCGCAAAGAAGAACAAGAGCGTCAGCTGTTAGAGATG GAACGTGAGGAGGAGGCAAAGAAGCTGAAAATACAGAAAATAACTGAAGAGGCAGAGCAGAAAAGGCTTGCTATAGAATTTGAGCAAATGAAGAATCAAAGAATTCGCCGGGAAATAGAGGAACGCGAGCTTGAGGAAGCCCAAGCATTACTGCAGGAAGCGGAAAAGCgtggaaagaagaaaggaaagaaaCCAGTCTTAGAGGGG GAAAAATTAACCAAGCAGTCTTTGATGGAGCTAGCTGTTAGTGAGCAGCTCAGGGAGAAGCAAGAGATGGAGAAAAGGCTACAGAAGCATGGAAAAACAATGGATTATTTGGAGAGAGCAAAAAGGGAAGAGGCTGCCCCGCTTATAGAAGCTACATTTCAGAAACGCCTAGAAGATGAGAAAGTTCACCATGAGCTTGAGCAGCAG CGAGAGGTTGAGTTAAGTAGGCAACGCCATGCTGGAGATCTAGAGGAGAAAAGAAGGCTGAGCAGGATCTTGGAGAACAAG AACATTTTCCAAGAACGATTGCTAAATTGTAGGAAAGCTGAACGCGACAGGCTTAGACAGGAAAGAGAAGAGAGGATAAGCAACATAATCCAGTCGCGTAAAGAGGAAAGAGAAGCTAAgagaaaattcatatatttcttGAGAATTGAGGAGGAGAGACAGAAAAGATTGCGTGAAGAGGAGGCGGCTCGGAAACTTGAAG AGATGGAGAGGCGAAAGAAAGAGGAAGCTGAACGAAAGGCCAAGCTGGATGAAATTGCTGAGAAGCAGAGgcaaagagagagagagctggaagaaaaagaaaggcAGAGAAGGGAAGAGATATTGGGGAGGTCAGCTGCTGCTGTGCTACCGAAGACTGATCTTTCTTCTGCACACCCTGTGGAGACTCCACCTACTGCTGTTCCAGCCGCAGCTGCAGCTGCACCTATGCCTGGACCTGCCAAGTTTGTCCCGAGGTTCAGAAGAGCACCGGCTGAGGTTGGCCAAGCCCTACCTCCAGCCACTGACAAATGGTCCAGTGGCAGCCGGACTGAACCTCCAGCTGGTGACAGATGGCGGGATGATCGCAGGCCTGCTGCTTCTGGTGGCTCAAAGACTTGGCAATCCTCTAGGGAGGAAAGAAGACGTTGA